Genomic window (Alnus glutinosa chromosome 9, dhAlnGlut1.1, whole genome shotgun sequence):
gcagggacggagggagggggtgGGGCCTggtaggggccatgccccccccccccccccccaaaaaaaaaaaaaaaatttcctaaaaaaaaaaattattaggtgggaaattttttttttttttttttctaaaataaggtaaaaacaaaaatttagcttacttggcccctatcaaaaaaaaattttggccattggcccctgcgcataaaaacttctggctccgtccctgccgAGAGGCTATATTGTCTCATGAAGAATTTAAAATCTGCAACTTGAATGAAGATCAAGATACACAGCTTGTGAGGGAAACAACTTTAGTGGGACATATTTTGTGGCAACCTCCACATTCAGGAGTGATCAAAATTAATTGGGATGCTGCTGTTGGGGTAAATAAGAAGATGGGCTGTATTGGCATTGGTATCATAGCTCGTGATTGCTATGATTGTTTTCTAGGGGCCTGTAGTTTTTCCCAACAATTAGTGGTGGATCCAAAAGGAGCAGAGGCAATTGCAGCACTCAATGCTTTGTTGTTCAGTAAGGAGGCGGTAGGTTTTTTTGATATAATCTTAGAAGGCGATGCTTTACAGATTGTTAAAAAGGTTAATTCAAATAGTTCTTCTATGCACAGCTCGGGCCATTTCATAGAAGGTATTAAAGAAGAGCTTGGTACTTTTAGATCTTTTTCAGTTGTCCACGTACGGAGGGAAGAAAATTTTGCGACTCACACTCTTGCAAGGGATGCAACCATTTCTAGTAATGATCTTAGTTGGCTAGATCGAAGACATTCCTACAAGTATTTGTGATATTGTAATTAGGGAACGAGTTGTCCCTAGATCCTGATtctttggatcatctttatttCTATACTCATTTATAAGATTGAATgaattgtttcaaaaaaaaaaaatgcaaaagaaatgGAAGGATATTATCCGGCTGGGTAAAAAATTCAAgagtacatttaaaaaaaaaaaagaaaaaaaaaaaaagaaagaagaagaagaaagaaaaatgtcaAGAGAATTATAGAAATATATAGCATTTTAACCCCGCATTCTATTTATAACATCTGTAAAAGTTATTGGCTATGTTTGGCAACGCCATGAACAGGTCAGAGTAGTGGttatactttcttcttcttcttcttcttcttcttctttttttttttttttttttttttttttttttaattttctaataacaaacaacatcaaaacattccaattttttttttttttttatatcacattaataattttttagtactattcaaataaaaaaaatctactacaatacaaaactttttcatttttttatacaaattctttttactttatatcatatctatcactttttactaatttaaaattaacaaccaaCTATTCTGTTCTGTTCcctcacttgccaaacaaggccgtTATCTTCTTTGGAAATGACTTGGTGTAGGAATGACCGCACTTGTTCAGTTATTACGATGTGATGTGATCATTCCtacatcatcattttttattttaactactctTCCACGCGTGGTCCTAGGACCTAGCCTGTCTCAGGTTGgttctttttgaaattttagaCAACCCATGTTACTCCTTTTTCAAGCCAATTTTGAGTATGTTAGGTCCTCCGATTTTACAGtttaaaagtgcgattttaaataaaattaaaaacaaatataacatttgggagttttttttttttttaaaaaaatgtagattgtatgagtgtgtttttaaaaatgtgcgattttaaaggttatgctgtaatgtattttaaaggttaaaaatcatgattttactaaacaattgattatgattttaaaaatcacattttaaaattattattttttaaattacatgtttttaaaccacaaaatTGAGTTCTACATTGAAAGTGTcacaaattgtaattttttttttaattacatttgaaTGGTTTTGAATGGTTAATATGGTATAGTTGAGCTCAAACTTCTATGTTTAAGTTTTTGGATTAAGTGGTGTCTCAACATACTATATTACTAACTCACTAAAAGACTTGTCAAGGTATCAAACTCtttaacaagtggtatcagaacCGATGATGGTGTGGTATGGTGAAGTGATCACACAGGCACAAACAAAAGTCCTtgaagtaggaaaaaaaaagtgtaaggtgtgagcATAGGCAAGAATACTTAGAGTAAGAAGCAAAAAGTTCATGGCCTGTACGTGTACAAGGGTTAATCTTGGAATAGGCACATAAGATTCACAAAAAAAGCTTCTGTTTGAGAGAGAGTGTAGTAATGTGGTGAGATAGAATCACACGTGAAGAGAAAATTATTGAGTTTACACATGTGAGTGTAAAAAGAGTGCGTCCCACATTGGAAAAGTGTTACAAGTTTGAGTGGTTAATAAAGTATAGTTGAGCCCAAATCCataggcttaagcttttggattgAGTGCTGTCTCAACATTCTATATTATGAGCTCACTAAAAAactccccaaactatcaatcCCCCTACCATTAAGTTTTGTAACGCCGCAAGGTGCAGagaatcaaaaaaaatattatcttttatcattcattttcttttgtgtgaGAGTAAGATTTAAGCGTACGTAGACTTTATGCTTTGAGTGGTTTTTTCCTCAATTAAAACTCTTTGTACTCCGGCCATCGATCTTTTGATAATAAATTTATTCTAGTTGTCTCTACTTTAGATGTAGGCTTGTTAAGCCGAATCACACAAATTTTAATGTGCATAGTAGGTGATtgagtgtgtttttttttttttttttttttccttttaaaaaaaaaaaaaaaattattttgttgtttatcTGCTACTTTGAAATCCTTAAATTATGATGTTGCAATACATGCAATGAATCACCTTGCAATAGATTACTGGTCGGTGCGgatatgcttttcttttctagctCAAATTTTGGACCAACCTACTGTGAAGCGTAATTGATGACTTGGCCTGGGAGTACAGAAATGGACTTCCCGGCATTTCGTTTTTAGGGGATTAATTGTAGGATGGCCAGGTACGGTACCTGCAGCTTCATCAACGTACCACTGTAAGAGTAAAAATTAGGAAAAGAATTTAGTACTTAAATTAATTTTCATCATATTTATAATTGATTATGTAATGAGTTATGGGCGCCGGCGCCGGCCCGGCCCTACAATGGCATGCAGCTCAGTTGTGTCCTTTGGGGTACCCGTACGCGCAACCACTCACAACAGATCAAAATGAACGACATGAATATCTTTCTTTGTCCATGTCGTTTTTAGGGgattaacaaactccccatttgttTCCTAAACCAATGGaagcaaaagtgatgaaaaagagatcatctctttttcatttgaaataaaaaagaaccgGTTAGTGTTAAAGAAGGGgcaaaaaattttcaatattaattttgagacaattttgcCCTCCTATTTTTGCCTTACCGGctcttctttatttcatttgaaatgaggAGAATCCGATTTCCATAAATATTAGGAGAGTACTTTTGCTTccctaaatattattttaatataaaaagattttctctttcttatttttcttttagcatttatttgaaataatatttaaatggctttctctttcctctttctttctcctaACATTTgcttgaaagaatatttaagtGGTATACATAAATTATAAGGAAATTTATTGTAGATCGAGCTTATTTAAATAAGGAAGCAAAAGTTAATTTgatttcctaaattttttttaaaaaaaatataagagaagTTGTTCCTAGTGCTCTTAGTACAAATAAGATAATAGTTTTGAAGGAAAAAGTGGCattacccctaaattttttataatggCCAACATTGATatgccaaaaactaacaacaataAGAAATTGTAAGTCCCGCAACCAGGAGCGAAACTaggcaaaaaaaatttggggagcccattttataaaaatagctattttttaaaaagaaacaaataaataaaatttaatagattttttgaaaatttggagaGGCGCGGACCCCAAGCCTTGGAGTGGCTCCCCCGCTGCCCGCAATCCCACAAGAtttataacaattatttcaattaaaGGAATCATTATCTATCACATGCtataattttaacatttatttatttatttattatttaagtaCAAGATGAAAAGAACATAAATTAAGGAACTAAGAAAGATGAAGATGATTCCTTTCCAAAACAGGTAGGAGAGGATCCAGCTGAAGAGGGTAGAATTAGAATGCAGCCAGAATGAAGTCTGGTTGTGGCCCAATGTACCACATGATGGGCATAAAAGTTTGTACTTCGGTTAACATGACTAGCTGACCAGCTAGTAATGGGTGGAATGGTTTTATGGatgtaagaaatgattgaagcAATGTGCTAG
Coding sequences:
- the LOC133876697 gene encoding uncharacterized protein LOC133876697, translated to MGCIGIGIIARDCYDCFLGACSFSQQLVVDPKGAEAIAALNALLFSKEAVGFFDIILEGDALQIVKKVNSNSSSMHSSGHFIEGIKEELGTFRSFSVVHVRREENFATHTLARDATISSNDLSWLDRRHSYKYL